The Micromonospora sp. NBC_00421 genome contains a region encoding:
- a CDS encoding flagellar biosynthesis protein FlgA encodes MTAGGMDGEGSLRPFRWPRRPGGGALLRAALVAALLGLAVLVLDTPTGCPTSAAPPTVSLAAAGSSTPTTDPGGCPAPPTGATDGAAAASQPGHARIAPTPGTGGTVVPGGADGSRSADGDTPAALPLPRGFVGVPVRLAEPAALAVLRPGARVDLLVVPGGRTAGETILLAADALVLDVVGGGAADGSSALYLAVRPDQAQRSVGQPEGSRFSVVVRG; translated from the coding sequence ATGACGGCCGGTGGCATGGATGGTGAGGGCTCGCTGCGGCCGTTCCGTTGGCCGCGCCGCCCCGGCGGGGGAGCCCTGCTGCGGGCGGCACTGGTGGCCGCCCTGCTCGGATTGGCGGTGCTCGTCCTGGACACCCCGACCGGCTGTCCCACCAGCGCTGCACCACCCACCGTCTCCCTCGCCGCCGCAGGCTCCTCCACCCCGACGACCGACCCGGGCGGATGTCCCGCTCCGCCGACCGGGGCGACGGACGGGGCTGCCGCCGCGAGCCAACCCGGCCACGCTCGCATCGCACCCACCCCGGGTACCGGCGGGACCGTTGTCCCCGGTGGGGCGGACGGGAGCCGGTCCGCCGACGGGGACACCCCGGCCGCGCTGCCGCTGCCGAGAGGCTTCGTGGGGGTGCCGGTACGTCTGGCCGAACCGGCCGCCCTCGCGGTCCTCCGCCCCGGCGCGCGGGTCGACCTGCTCGTGGTGCCGGGTGGTCGGACGGCCGGTGAGACCATCCTGCTGGCGGCCGACGCGCTGGTGCTCGACGTGGTGGGTGGAGGTGCCGCCGACGGCTCGTCCGCGCTCTACCTGGCGGTCCGGCCCGATCAGGCGCAGCGCTCCGTCGGCCAGCCGGAGGGCAGCCGGTTCAGCGTCGTGGTCCGGGGCTGA
- a CDS encoding DUF2231 domain-containing protein, with protein sequence MFKEINGLPGHVLVVHAVVVFVPLLALLASAYGLMPRWRPRLDWAVAILAVVTPVLAWVATESGEAFEEALEEKGYSPELLAKIHEHSEFGDILLWFTLGLAVAALLLLAVTSDRVRTPDLPTWAIWVLTAIVVVLAVLTTISAYLTGDSGAASVWSNTF encoded by the coding sequence GTGTTCAAAGAGATCAACGGTCTGCCAGGTCACGTCCTGGTGGTCCATGCCGTGGTGGTCTTCGTACCGCTGCTCGCCCTGCTGGCCAGCGCGTACGGGTTGATGCCGCGCTGGCGGCCCCGCCTCGACTGGGCGGTGGCCATCCTGGCCGTGGTCACCCCGGTCCTCGCCTGGGTGGCGACCGAGTCGGGGGAGGCGTTCGAGGAGGCGCTGGAGGAGAAGGGCTACTCACCCGAACTGCTTGCCAAGATCCACGAGCATTCCGAGTTCGGCGACATTCTGCTCTGGTTCACCCTCGGGCTGGCCGTGGCGGCGCTGCTGTTGCTGGCGGTGACCAGCGACCGGGTGCGTACCCCGGACCTGCCCACCTGGGCGATCTGGGTACTGACCGCGATCGTCGTGGTGCTGGCGGTGCTCACCACCATCTCCGCCTATCTCACCGGGGACAGCGGCGCCGCCTCGGTGTGGAGCAACACGTTCTGA
- a CDS encoding oxygenase MpaB family protein, giving the protein MDSDDLGLFGPGSVTWKVHDEPILIVAGLRSLYLQALHPRAMAGVAQNSNFRSDAWGRLTRTGTYIGTVAYGTTAEAETAGRRLRALHARLRATDPFTGEQFRIDEPDLLRWVHVTGAESFVGTARRAGLSLTGAEVDQYYTEQRRAAALVGLDPAEVPGSAAEVADYYRAVRPELRMTKAAAETALFLTAPPIPWKLSRPARLGLSLGPPRWAYFGVAGTALGLLPPWALRLYGGLGLPTTALSADLSVRALRLALSALPRTWREDPIQQAAKERAARLTAA; this is encoded by the coding sequence GTGGACAGCGACGATCTCGGCCTCTTCGGTCCCGGTTCGGTCACCTGGAAGGTGCACGACGAACCGATCCTGATCGTCGCCGGCCTGCGTTCCCTCTACCTGCAGGCCCTGCACCCCCGGGCGATGGCCGGGGTGGCCCAGAACAGCAACTTCCGGTCGGACGCCTGGGGCCGGCTTACCCGCACCGGCACGTACATCGGGACGGTCGCCTACGGCACCACCGCCGAGGCCGAGACGGCCGGTCGGAGGTTGCGGGCCCTGCACGCCCGGTTACGCGCCACCGACCCGTTCACCGGGGAACAGTTCCGGATCGACGAGCCGGACCTGCTGCGCTGGGTGCACGTCACCGGGGCCGAGTCGTTCGTCGGTACCGCCCGACGGGCCGGTCTGTCGCTGACCGGGGCCGAGGTGGACCAGTACTACACGGAGCAGCGGCGGGCCGCCGCACTGGTCGGGCTGGATCCGGCCGAGGTGCCCGGCAGCGCCGCCGAGGTGGCCGACTACTACCGGGCGGTCCGGCCCGAACTGCGGATGACGAAGGCGGCGGCGGAGACCGCTTTGTTCCTGACCGCACCGCCGATCCCGTGGAAGCTCAGCCGACCGGCCCGGCTCGGGCTGAGCCTCGGGCCACCGCGCTGGGCGTACTTCGGGGTGGCCGGCACCGCGCTCGGGTTGCTGCCGCCGTGGGCGCTCCGGCTGTACGGCGGTCTGGGGCTGCCCACCACCGCACTCTCCGCGGATCTGAGCGTACGGGCGCTGCGGCTGGCCCTGTCGGCGCTGCCCCGCACCTGGCGGGAGGACCCGATCCAGCAGGCGGCGAAGGAGCGCGCCGCCCGCCTCACCGCCGCCTGA
- a CDS encoding RecB family exonuclease, producing MPERLFTCTPSKLGAYADCPRRYRYAYLDRPAPPKGPPWAHNSLGASVHTALKNWYALPADRRRPEALPALLKGTWVREGYRDDEQERAAYQRALGWLEGYVSTLDPGDDPLGVERVVAVKTAVLAFNGRADRIDSRPGPDGPELVIVDYKTGRTGLDADDARGSQALALYAYAAERTFRRPCRRVELHHLPTGTVAGHDHSVESLTRQLTRAEDTARDIMAAERSVTDGVDPDEAFPTVAGPRCGWCDYRRTCPVGAQTPGREPWSAIDRPTTPAAD from the coding sequence ATGCCCGAACGGCTCTTCACCTGCACACCCAGCAAGCTCGGGGCGTACGCCGACTGCCCCCGGCGCTACCGCTACGCCTATCTGGACCGGCCCGCCCCGCCGAAGGGGCCGCCGTGGGCGCACAACTCGCTCGGCGCCAGCGTGCACACCGCCCTGAAGAACTGGTATGCGCTGCCCGCCGACCGGCGTCGTCCCGAGGCGCTGCCCGCCCTGCTCAAGGGCACCTGGGTTCGGGAGGGCTACCGCGACGACGAGCAGGAACGGGCGGCCTACCAGCGGGCGCTGGGCTGGCTGGAGGGGTACGTCTCGACCCTCGACCCCGGCGACGACCCGTTGGGCGTGGAACGGGTGGTCGCCGTCAAGACCGCCGTGCTGGCCTTCAACGGGCGGGCCGACCGGATCGACTCCCGCCCCGGCCCGGACGGCCCCGAGCTTGTCATCGTCGACTACAAGACAGGCCGCACCGGGCTGGACGCCGACGACGCGCGCGGCTCGCAGGCGCTGGCCCTCTACGCGTACGCGGCCGAGCGGACGTTCCGTCGGCCGTGCCGCCGGGTCGAGCTGCACCACCTGCCGACCGGCACCGTCGCCGGGCACGACCACAGCGTCGAGTCGCTGACCCGCCAGCTCACCCGGGCCGAGGACACCGCCCGGGACATCATGGCCGCCGAGCGGTCGGTCACCGACGGCGTCGACCCGGACGAGGCGTTCCCCACCGTGGCCGGGCCGCGCTGCGGCTGGTGCGACTACCGGCGCACCTGCCCGGTGGGCGCGCAGACGCCCGGCCGGGAACCGTGGTCGGCGATCGACCGCCCCACCACCCCGGCGGCCGACTGA
- a CDS encoding MarC family protein translates to MDLKLFGEVFVTLLVIVDPPGMMPIFLALTGPLAARDRNRAAWQAVALALGVIVVFAVAGQTLLAYLHVDLPALQAAGGLLLILVALELLTGKADDPSQQVTSNIALVPLGTPLLAGPGAIVATMLFVQQADGVGQVSAIAAAIVAVMLAVWIVLRFSGGIVKILRPGGIEVLTRIAGLLLAAIAVQLIADAVAAFVTQYVNMS, encoded by the coding sequence GTGGATCTCAAGCTCTTCGGCGAGGTCTTCGTGACCCTGCTGGTCATCGTCGACCCGCCGGGCATGATGCCGATCTTCCTCGCCCTGACCGGCCCGCTGGCGGCCCGTGACCGGAACCGGGCCGCCTGGCAGGCGGTCGCGCTGGCGCTCGGCGTCATAGTGGTCTTCGCCGTCGCCGGCCAGACCCTCCTCGCCTACCTGCACGTCGACCTGCCGGCGTTGCAGGCCGCCGGCGGGCTGCTGCTGATCCTGGTCGCGCTGGAACTGCTCACCGGCAAGGCCGACGACCCCAGCCAGCAGGTCACCTCCAACATCGCCCTGGTGCCGCTGGGCACCCCGCTGCTGGCCGGCCCCGGCGCGATCGTGGCGACCATGCTCTTCGTGCAGCAGGCCGACGGGGTGGGACAGGTGTCCGCGATCGCCGCCGCGATCGTCGCGGTGATGCTGGCGGTCTGGATCGTGCTGCGGTTCTCCGGCGGGATCGTGAAGATCCTCCGGCCGGGCGGCATCGAGGTGCTGACCCGGATCGCCGGCCTGCTGCTGGCCGCCATCGCGGTGCAGCTCATCGCCGACGCGGTGGCCGCCTTCGTCACCCAGTACGTGAACATGAGCTGA
- a CDS encoding PHP domain-containing protein yields MPARPMIDLHAHSTASDGTLGPAELVRAAAEAGLAVVAITDHDTTAGWGPAVDALPPGLSLVRGAEISCRWHGVAPAVPLHLLAYLFDPAHPGLVAELARVRQAREVRGERIVALLRADGVDVSWSEIMAAADGGTVGRPHIAAALIRAGLVATTTEAFGRDWLGERYRLPKEDIDVFRAVALVRAAGGVPVFAHPRASRRGRIVPDELIAELAGVGLAGLEADHEDHTPAEAAHVRRLATELGLLVTGSSDFHGSHKTVRLGAHTTAPEAYERIVAASSGVTGVASG; encoded by the coding sequence ATGCCCGCGCGCCCGATGATCGACCTGCACGCCCACTCCACCGCCAGCGACGGCACGCTCGGCCCGGCCGAACTGGTCCGGGCCGCCGCCGAGGCCGGGTTGGCCGTCGTGGCGATCACCGACCACGACACCACCGCCGGGTGGGGGCCGGCGGTCGACGCGTTGCCGCCCGGGTTGAGCCTGGTCCGGGGCGCGGAGATCTCCTGCCGCTGGCACGGCGTCGCACCGGCCGTCCCGCTGCACCTGCTGGCGTACCTGTTCGACCCGGCGCACCCAGGGCTGGTCGCCGAGCTGGCCCGGGTACGGCAGGCCCGGGAGGTACGCGGCGAACGGATCGTGGCGCTGCTGCGGGCCGACGGCGTCGACGTCAGCTGGTCGGAGATCATGGCCGCCGCCGACGGTGGGACGGTCGGCCGCCCGCACATCGCCGCCGCGCTGATCCGGGCGGGTCTGGTCGCCACCACCACCGAGGCGTTCGGCCGGGACTGGCTGGGCGAGCGGTACCGGCTGCCCAAGGAGGACATCGACGTGTTCCGGGCCGTCGCCCTGGTCCGGGCGGCCGGGGGCGTACCGGTCTTCGCCCACCCCCGGGCCAGCCGGCGGGGGCGGATCGTCCCGGACGAGCTGATCGCCGAGTTGGCCGGGGTGGGGTTGGCCGGGTTGGAGGCCGACCACGAGGACCACACGCCCGCCGAGGCGGCCCACGTCCGACGGCTCGCCACCGAACTGGGTCTGCTGGTCACCGGCTCGTCGGACTTCCACGGCAGCCACAAGACCGTCCGGCTGGGCGCGCACACCACCGCGCCGGAGGCGTACGAGCGGATCGTCGCGGCGTCCTCGGGGGTGACCGGCGTCGCTTCCGGCTGA
- a CDS encoding SigE family RNA polymerase sigma factor translates to MVDRDPLEDEFRDFVAARSGALLRTAYLLAGDWATAEDLLQTALTKTYLAWRRLGGIEAVEPYARRVLVNTSTSWWRRRWHGERPTEVLPERAGVDEIAQHLDRDALWQHLRALPARQRAVLVLRYYEDLSEAQTAALLEISPGTVKSQTSRALATLRRRLGAEAQLDLTTDPVPRPVEPAPLPADAGPRPVVASARPVRTPRPASPGLVTDRARTPTRATPVAAETR, encoded by the coding sequence GTGGTCGACCGGGATCCGCTGGAGGACGAGTTCCGCGACTTCGTCGCGGCGCGCTCCGGTGCCCTGCTGCGCACCGCGTACCTGCTCGCCGGGGACTGGGCCACCGCCGAGGACCTGCTCCAGACCGCGCTGACCAAGACGTACCTGGCCTGGCGACGGCTGGGTGGGATCGAGGCGGTCGAGCCGTACGCCCGGCGGGTGCTGGTCAACACGTCCACCAGTTGGTGGCGGCGACGGTGGCACGGTGAGCGCCCCACCGAGGTGCTGCCCGAACGGGCCGGCGTGGACGAGATCGCCCAGCACCTCGACCGGGACGCGCTCTGGCAGCACCTGCGGGCGTTGCCCGCCCGACAGCGCGCGGTGCTGGTGCTGCGCTACTACGAGGATCTGTCGGAAGCCCAGACGGCGGCCCTGCTGGAGATCTCGCCCGGCACGGTGAAGAGCCAGACGTCCCGTGCCCTGGCCACCCTGCGCCGCAGGCTCGGGGCCGAGGCACAGCTCGACCTTACGACCGATCCCGTCCCCCGCCCGGTCGAGCCGGCACCGCTCCCGGCGGATGCCGGCCCCCGTCCGGTGGTGGCGTCCGCCCGTCCGGTGCGTACCCCCCGACCGGCCTCGCCCGGCCTGGTCACCGACCGGGCCCGGACACCGACGCGGGCCACACCGGTCGCCGCGGAGACCCGATGA
- a CDS encoding PH domain-containing protein, with amino-acid sequence MGSPSGPPFDPDDPGRDRREQDTEPIPRYRPDDGPGYGSGAGFPGGPSFSDDAGYGDGPGYGGEGRPWVRDPEADYQQPVISEEELAGLRSDSQGMAPRRVLPLEDEPSSLVARYLFPTERYRGEWKRHWIHLTTPIIVGVAATFVLGYLSGFLAGQDVGALTTIAVLLWFAVMGWVAWKVADWWYDRFILTNKRVMVVNGIVTRKVAMMPLARVTDMKYEQTPTGRALNYGTFVLESAGQEQALREIKNLPNPNELYLRVVEEMYEPQAVEARLGKEADEAKADDGA; translated from the coding sequence ATGGGCAGCCCCTCCGGACCCCCGTTCGACCCGGACGATCCCGGCCGGGACCGCCGGGAACAGGACACCGAACCGATCCCGAGGTACCGGCCCGACGACGGGCCGGGCTACGGGTCCGGTGCGGGGTTCCCCGGCGGACCGTCCTTCTCGGACGACGCCGGCTACGGCGACGGCCCGGGATACGGCGGTGAGGGGCGCCCCTGGGTCCGTGATCCGGAGGCGGACTACCAGCAGCCGGTCATCTCCGAGGAGGAGTTGGCCGGCCTGCGGTCCGACTCCCAGGGCATGGCCCCCCGCCGGGTACTCCCGCTGGAGGACGAGCCCAGTTCGCTTGTCGCCCGCTACCTCTTCCCCACCGAGCGCTACCGGGGCGAGTGGAAACGGCACTGGATCCACCTCACCACCCCGATCATCGTCGGCGTGGCGGCCACCTTCGTCCTCGGCTACCTCTCCGGCTTCCTCGCCGGGCAGGACGTCGGCGCCCTCACCACCATCGCGGTGCTGCTCTGGTTCGCGGTGATGGGCTGGGTCGCCTGGAAGGTCGCCGACTGGTGGTACGACCGCTTCATCCTGACCAACAAACGGGTCATGGTGGTCAACGGCATCGTCACGCGCAAGGTCGCCATGATGCCACTGGCCCGGGTCACCGACATGAAGTACGAGCAGACCCCGACCGGCCGGGCCCTCAACTACGGCACCTTCGTGCTGGAGTCCGCCGGCCAGGAGCAGGCGCTGCGGGAGATCAAGAATCTGCCCAACCCGAACGAGCTCTACCTGCGGGTGGTCGAGGAGATGTACGAGCCACAGGCGGTCGAGGCCCGGTTGGGCAAGGAGGCCGACGAGGCCAAGGCCGACGACGGCGCCTGA
- a CDS encoding DUF6758 family protein yields MSVVVSCPRCAGQVRPPDLMNGASRCVRCGPVAPLHVPEHIDAEIVASVVDRVAAEGDPERPALPLWCPWPLPSGWTVTGVAWAGDEAGGVRATAVACAGPAPLGGGPAELVLVAEEPGVGLGTRFAGVAGPDPGPELTEVLAGPGPGPGHPEHVEPARIRAGGHPTPLWLVNSATDRSAYAGEARGMWLHAIAWPASAGHLLAEDVVLHDLTEWTPPELVYGAPSPYLHGRA; encoded by the coding sequence GTGAGTGTCGTGGTGAGTTGTCCGAGGTGTGCGGGTCAGGTGCGCCCGCCCGACCTGATGAACGGTGCGTCGCGCTGCGTCCGGTGCGGGCCGGTCGCTCCGCTGCACGTGCCTGAGCACATCGATGCCGAGATCGTGGCGAGCGTGGTGGACCGGGTCGCCGCCGAGGGCGACCCGGAGCGGCCCGCGCTGCCGCTGTGGTGCCCGTGGCCGCTGCCGTCCGGCTGGACCGTGACCGGGGTGGCCTGGGCCGGTGACGAGGCCGGTGGCGTCCGGGCCACGGCCGTCGCGTGCGCCGGGCCGGCGCCGCTCGGTGGCGGACCGGCCGAGCTGGTGCTGGTGGCGGAGGAGCCCGGGGTCGGACTGGGCACCCGGTTCGCCGGGGTGGCCGGCCCGGACCCCGGTCCAGAGTTGACGGAGGTGCTGGCAGGGCCGGGTCCCGGCCCTGGTCATCCCGAACACGTCGAGCCGGCGAGGATCCGGGCCGGCGGCCATCCGACTCCACTGTGGTTGGTCAATTCCGCAACGGATCGAAGCGCGTACGCCGGTGAGGCTCGGGGAATGTGGCTCCATGCGATAGCCTGGCCGGCGAGCGCGGGTCACCTCCTCGCGGAAGATGTCGTCCTGCACGACCTCACCGAGTGGACTCCGCCCGAGCTCGTGTACGGCGCACCGTCCCCGTACCTGCACGGCAGGGCCTGA
- a CDS encoding TrmH family RNA methyltransferase: MTEDQLDVGVGPWPGDPPDDPRYDPELLAAGDRRNVVDRYRYWRREAVVADLDERRHDFHVAIENWQHDFNIGTVVRNANAFLAAEVHIVGLRRWNRRGAMVTDRYQHVRHHPTIEEFVGWAAGHDLPVVGIDNLPGSRPLETTTLPRRCVLLFGQEGPGLSDAARTACEQLFSIAQYGSTRSINAGVASGIAMHAWIRAYAAAPPA; this comes from the coding sequence GTGACCGAGGACCAGCTCGACGTGGGTGTCGGACCGTGGCCCGGCGATCCGCCGGACGACCCCCGCTACGACCCGGAGCTGCTCGCCGCGGGCGATCGGCGCAACGTGGTGGACCGCTACCGCTACTGGCGGCGGGAGGCCGTCGTGGCCGACCTGGACGAGCGTCGACACGACTTCCACGTGGCCATCGAGAACTGGCAGCACGACTTCAACATCGGCACGGTGGTCCGCAACGCCAACGCCTTCCTCGCCGCCGAGGTGCACATCGTCGGGCTGCGTCGGTGGAACCGGCGGGGCGCGATGGTCACCGACCGGTACCAGCACGTCCGACACCACCCGACGATCGAGGAATTCGTCGGATGGGCCGCCGGCCACGATCTGCCCGTGGTCGGCATCGACAACCTGCCCGGCTCCCGACCGCTGGAGACCACCACCCTGCCCCGGCGCTGCGTGCTGCTCTTCGGCCAGGAGGGCCCCGGTCTCTCCGATGCCGCCCGGACCGCCTGTGAACAGCTCTTCTCGATCGCCCAGTACGGCTCGACCCGGTCGATCAACGCCGGAGTGGCCAGCGGCATCGCCATGCACGCCTGGATTCGCGCGTACGCTGCCGCCCCGCCGGCCTGA
- the trxA gene encoding thioredoxin, producing MATVELTTANFDEVTGSSGIVLVDFWAEWCGPCKRFAPVYERSSEKHPEITFGKVDTEAQQELGAKFDIRSIPTIMAVRDGVIVFAQPGALPESALENLIEQVQALDMDDVRKQLANHQH from the coding sequence ATGGCAACCGTTGAGCTGACCACGGCCAACTTCGACGAGGTGACCGGAAGCAGCGGCATCGTGCTGGTCGACTTCTGGGCCGAGTGGTGCGGCCCGTGCAAGCGGTTCGCCCCGGTCTACGAGCGATCGTCGGAGAAGCACCCGGAGATCACCTTCGGCAAGGTCGACACCGAGGCCCAGCAGGAGCTCGGCGCCAAGTTCGACATCCGCTCGATCCCGACGATCATGGCGGTCCGGGACGGTGTCATCGTCTTCGCCCAGCCCGGCGCCCTGCCCGAGTCGGCCCTGGAGAACCTGATCGAGCAGGTCCAGGCCCTCGACATGGACGACGTACGCAAGCAGCTGGCCAACCACCAGCACTGA
- a CDS encoding CoA-binding protein: MRTAQQLLADSAVIAVVGASRDPGKAAHRVPAQMQRYGWRIIPVNPTVDELFGERAYASLADIPHPVDLVDVFRPARDAIEVVRQAAAIGAPAVWLQLGIVSPEARRIAEEAGMDYVEDRCLIVERAAAGLTRLDPEQRG, encoded by the coding sequence ATGCGGACCGCACAGCAACTCCTCGCCGACTCCGCCGTGATCGCCGTCGTGGGCGCGTCCCGCGACCCGGGCAAGGCCGCGCACCGGGTACCGGCGCAGATGCAGCGGTACGGCTGGCGGATCATCCCGGTCAACCCGACTGTGGACGAGTTGTTCGGTGAGCGGGCGTACGCCTCGCTTGCCGACATCCCGCACCCGGTGGACCTGGTGGACGTCTTCCGGCCGGCCCGGGACGCGATCGAGGTGGTGCGTCAGGCGGCGGCGATCGGCGCCCCGGCGGTCTGGCTCCAGCTCGGCATCGTCTCGCCGGAGGCACGGCGGATCGCCGAGGAGGCCGGCATGGACTACGTCGAGGACCGGTGCCTGATCGTCGAACGGGCCGCCGCCGGCCTCACCCGGCTCGACCCGGAGCAGCGCGGCTGA
- a CDS encoding DUF4190 domain-containing protein, with the protein MQPARSPWEQPAGPSPWEQPAEPAPWGQPAEPPPGQPTEPPPWSQPTEPPQWGQQPPGEQPWGQQQPWGQQPGDQGQQQAWGEQPGYPAPGQYGQYGQYGQYGPPGGGGTNVLAVLCLVLAFVFAPAGIVLGHLAKRQIKRTGEAGDQLATWGLVLSYAFTVIGVLACCGWLAVVVWAGAGSNSGTGY; encoded by the coding sequence ATGCAGCCCGCCCGGTCACCCTGGGAACAACCCGCCGGGCCATCGCCCTGGGAACAACCCGCCGAGCCGGCACCGTGGGGACAGCCCGCCGAGCCCCCGCCTGGGCAGCCGACCGAGCCGCCACCGTGGAGCCAGCCGACCGAGCCGCCGCAGTGGGGGCAGCAGCCACCGGGCGAGCAGCCATGGGGGCAGCAGCAACCGTGGGGGCAGCAGCCAGGGGACCAGGGCCAGCAGCAGGCCTGGGGGGAGCAACCGGGCTACCCGGCCCCCGGGCAGTACGGGCAGTACGGGCAGTACGGGCAGTACGGGCCGCCGGGCGGCGGCGGGACCAACGTACTGGCGGTCCTGTGCCTGGTCCTCGCCTTCGTCTTCGCCCCGGCCGGCATCGTCCTGGGTCACCTGGCGAAGCGGCAGATCAAGCGCACCGGAGAGGCAGGCGACCAGCTCGCCACCTGGGGACTGGTCCTCAGCTACGCGTTCACCGTGATCGGGGTGCTCGCCTGCTGCGGCTGGCTGGCCGTCGTGGTGTGGGCCGGTGCCGGCAGCAACAGCGGCACCGGTTACTGA
- a CDS encoding SDR family NAD(P)-dependent oxidoreductase, giving the protein MARRTRAGGGGSQPGQDEPMPVADPVTMRLDGRVALVTGAGSPDGIGYATARRLADLGARVAIVSTTRRIHERAGELGVTGFVADLTDESEVGALADAVAEQLGDVEVLVNNAGLASRASPEVLRPVAQLSYDEWRGEIDRNLTTAFLCSRAFISGMAERGWGRIVNLSATAGPVNALPTEAAYAAAKAGVVGLTRALAMEMIADGVTVNAVAPGTIYTAASTMAEIKQGLGTPVGRPGTPDEVAAAISFLCSPAASYITGQMLVVDGGNSVRESQFR; this is encoded by the coding sequence TTGGCCCGGCGCACCCGCGCCGGCGGCGGGGGCAGCCAGCCCGGGCAGGACGAGCCGATGCCGGTGGCCGACCCGGTGACCATGCGCCTGGACGGCCGGGTCGCCCTGGTCACCGGCGCGGGAAGCCCGGACGGCATCGGGTACGCGACCGCCCGTCGGCTGGCCGACCTGGGGGCCCGGGTGGCGATCGTCTCCACGACCAGGCGGATCCACGAGCGGGCCGGCGAGCTGGGCGTGACCGGCTTCGTCGCCGACCTGACCGACGAGTCCGAGGTCGGCGCACTGGCCGACGCGGTCGCCGAGCAGCTCGGTGACGTCGAGGTGCTGGTGAACAACGCCGGCCTGGCCAGCCGGGCCAGCCCCGAGGTGCTCCGCCCGGTGGCCCAGCTCAGCTACGACGAGTGGCGTGGCGAGATCGACCGGAACCTGACCACCGCGTTCCTGTGCAGCCGGGCGTTCATCAGCGGGATGGCCGAGCGGGGCTGGGGACGGATCGTCAACCTGTCGGCGACCGCCGGCCCGGTGAACGCCCTGCCCACCGAGGCGGCGTACGCGGCGGCCAAGGCGGGCGTGGTCGGGCTCACCCGGGCGCTGGCGATGGAGATGATCGCCGACGGGGTGACGGTGAACGCGGTGGCCCCCGGCACGATCTACACGGCGGCCTCCACGATGGCGGAGATCAAACAGGGGCTGGGTACCCCGGTCGGACGCCCCGGCACCCCCGACGAGGTGGCCGCCGCGATCAGTTTCCTCTGCTCCCCGGCGGCGTCGTACATCACCGGGCAGATGCTGGTGGTGGACGGCGGCAACAGCGTCCGGGAGTCACAGTTCCGCTGA
- a CDS encoding DUF4190 domain-containing protein — protein MTYPPPSGWQDPASSSQQPDPTLPVSGQPISTQPTGKDPYAPADPFAGAPFIPAQAGPVDPYAAAAAYPQPGGYPQPAGFPGYGGYQPPPPQNGLAIASMIVSIIGAIGLCGYGLGGYIGIIGAILGHVARKQLKERGEGGAGFATAGIIVGWISTVIAVLATIAIVVFFVWLANQESSTGYGTAY, from the coding sequence ATGACCTACCCCCCGCCTTCCGGTTGGCAGGACCCGGCGTCGTCGAGCCAGCAGCCCGACCCGACCCTGCCGGTCAGCGGCCAGCCGATTTCCACCCAACCGACAGGCAAGGACCCCTACGCCCCGGCCGACCCGTTCGCGGGTGCGCCGTTCATCCCCGCCCAGGCCGGCCCGGTCGACCCGTACGCCGCCGCAGCCGCCTACCCGCAACCCGGCGGGTACCCGCAACCGGCGGGGTTCCCCGGCTACGGCGGCTACCAGCCCCCGCCGCCCCAGAACGGCCTCGCCATCGCCTCGATGATCGTCTCGATCATCGGCGCGATCGGCCTCTGCGGTTACGGGCTCGGCGGCTACATCGGCATCATCGGCGCGATCCTCGGCCACGTGGCCCGCAAGCAGCTCAAGGAGCGGGGGGAGGGTGGTGCGGGCTTCGCCACCGCCGGCATCATCGTCGGCTGGATCTCCACCGTCATCGCGGTGCTGGCCACCATCGCGATCGTGGTCTTCTTCGTCTGGCTGGCCAACCAGGAGTCGTCGACCGGCTACGGCACCGCGTACTGA